A genomic window from Desulfovibrio sp. JC010 includes:
- a CDS encoding type II 3-dehydroquinate dehydratase yields the protein MKTFLILNGPNLGYVGKRQPEIYGSDKIEDIPDHLKVLMGDRADEIKLEFFQSNSEGALIDRLEKAREDGIDGVAFNAGAYTHTSLAIADCLAWIEVPCVEVHISNIWARTEDPVRQQSFMGKQCIGVIAGFGIMSYALAVQALFSHVTAD from the coding sequence ATGAAAACTTTCCTGATCCTGAACGGGCCGAATCTCGGATATGTTGGCAAACGTCAGCCTGAGATATACGGCTCTGATAAAATTGAAGATATTCCCGATCATCTTAAAGTGTTAATGGGTGACAGAGCCGATGAAATCAAGCTGGAATTCTTCCAGTCCAATTCTGAAGGAGCCTTGATTGATAGGCTGGAAAAAGCCCGTGAAGACGGAATTGACGGGGTTGCTTTCAACGCCGGAGCCTATACCCATACCAGTCTTGCCATTGCGGATTGCCTTGCATGGATTGAAGTTCCCTGCGTGGAAGTGCACATCAGCAACATCTGGGCGCGGACAGAAGATCCTGTTCGCCAGCAAAGTTTTATGGGAAAACAGTGCATTGGAGTAATTGCCGGATTCGGAATAATGAGCTATGCCTTGGCCGTTCAAGCATTGTTTTCGCATGTAACAGCTGATTAA
- the efp gene encoding elongation factor P has protein sequence MISTKDFRNGLKIEIDGKPYEIVEFQHFKPGKGGAFVRTKLRNMFTGRITDQTFRSGEKVVKPDMATKEMQYLYKDGEDYVLMDLESYEQMNVAADVIATAGGFMKEGETNKALLYNGDVIGVDLPASVILEVAQTDPGVQGDRVSNATKPATLETGLGINVPLFINEGDKIKVDTRSSEYLGREK, from the coding sequence ATGATTTCTACTAAAGATTTTAGAAACGGACTGAAGATCGAAATTGACGGTAAACCTTACGAAATTGTTGAATTCCAGCATTTCAAGCCCGGTAAGGGCGGCGCATTTGTACGTACCAAGCTGCGCAACATGTTCACCGGCCGCATCACCGACCAGACTTTTCGCTCCGGTGAAAAAGTAGTTAAGCCCGACATGGCTACCAAAGAAATGCAGTACCTGTACAAAGACGGTGAAGATTATGTGCTCATGGACCTCGAATCCTACGAGCAGATGAACGTTGCCGCTGACGTTATCGCTACTGCCGGCGGTTTCATGAAAGAAGGCGAAACCAACAAGGCTCTGCTTTACAATGGTGATGTGATCGGTGTTGACCTGCCTGCTTCCGTAATCCTTGAAGTTGCCCAGACCGATCCCGGTGTGCAGGGTGACCGCGTAAGTAACGCAACCAAGCCCGCCACCCTCGAAACCGGACTGGGCATCAACGTACCCCTGTTCATCAACGAAGGTGACAAAATCAAGGTTGATACCCGTTCCAGCGAATATCTCGGTCGCGAAAAGTAA